In one window of Paracholeplasma morum DNA:
- a CDS encoding GNAT family N-acetyltransferase, with protein MQNPYIFCPTYETDSFIIRLVKESDAVDLLTCYSDPKAQELFNCDRCFGDFKMTKLEDMKSCIKAWLMAYENGDFIRFSVIDKTAFKAVGTIEMFGSVGKTNVTAGILRVDIASRYEELSYLDELFRVTSEHFFNLFKVTKISTKAIPLAKNRIDSIKRLGYKERVITEGNHYYSLTR; from the coding sequence ATGCAAAACCCTTATATCTTTTGTCCTACTTATGAAACTGATTCTTTCATTATTAGGCTAGTTAAAGAATCCGATGCCGTTGATTTACTCACCTGTTATTCTGATCCAAAAGCTCAAGAATTATTCAATTGTGATCGCTGTTTCGGTGACTTTAAAATGACGAAACTTGAGGATATGAAATCCTGTATTAAGGCTTGGTTAATGGCCTATGAAAATGGTGATTTTATCAGGTTTTCCGTTATAGACAAAACCGCTTTTAAAGCAGTAGGAACAATCGAAATGTTTGGCTCTGTTGGTAAGACAAATGTAACTGCTGGTATCTTAAGAGTGGATATCGCCTCAAGGTATGAAGAGCTCTCCTATCTAGATGAACTGTTTAGAGTTACAAGCGAACACTTCTTTAATTTGTTTAAGGTTACTAAGATTTCTACCAAAGCGATTCCTTTAGCCAAAAATAGAATCGATTCTATAAAAAGACTTGGTTATAAAGAGCGTGTTATTACTGAAGGAAACCACTACTACTCATTAACTAGATAA